TTTTGCTGCATTTCCAGCTTGATTCTCGTCCCGTCTTCATTTAAGCTTGTGCTACAGGTTTATATTCAGATCCGGGGGAGTGTAAGTGTAGGATTACGATTAGCCTCTGTGATGCAAGTAGGTTAATGAGAGAGTTTGATAAGTTGCAGAGTTGACAATGGCCTCTATCACGTTGTGGATGTAATTGGAAATTATGGCCTCAACGGAGGGCCCGCACATTGGCCAACATGGTCAAATGAGTCTCCTCGTTAATATTGGTGGGCCAACATCGGAGTGGCAGAATGGAAATTATGGCCTCAACAATGGGCTCCGTATTGACCGGAACAGTCAACCAAGTCTCGTCGAGGTTGCATTGACGTGACGAATCATTGGGTCCTAGATGGAAGGGAACGGCGCAAAACGGCAAACTGACAGCAACTGGCAGACACGGCACACAAGGTAGGGGCATGAGTCACTTAGATCATAAGAGAAAAGACGAGCGCGAGAGAGAAAGAAATTAGACAAAAAGGTACGATATACTCACTTGGCGGTAGCATTTAGTTGTCATATTGCGCAGCTCTGGCTCCTCATTTTTACATATTCGAGAAAGGCCAGCTTCCCCAATTCCTCCGTTTTGGAACTTGGACGCCCGCCAGCTTCTCTATTTTGGCTCCGCGGAGTTAGGGCGAGAGAGTGTCACACCGAAGCAACTATTCTCTCTGTGGGTTTGTTGACAGCAAGGTGTGTGCTGAGACTTGTTCATGTAGGTGGTGTGTGAGCGTGTATGCAAAATTAATTCTGAAGAAAGTAAACTGTTTCTCTTAGCCGGTGCAAGTGATAAGATGCAGTCCTAGAGTCAAAATTCACACATATTTCCGGTCTAGATAACGTTAGTAAAAACCGGCGTTCTTTGCACTTCTTTCAGTGATGGAGTCATCAAATTATCTTTTTCATCTTTTTAGCATGCCTGTACCACCTCATCTCGTTCAAATAACACAACCAATGCATGAGTTATACTTCACTTTAAGGCACTAATCAACACGCTAGAATTATACCTATGATAAACACAAGCCCAAAGTGCGGCTACATTCTAAGACACAAATTAACACGCTACAAACACATGCCATAACTGCAAATTCGGGTCGTTGTAATGTGAACCATGTCCCGAGTGATATCAGTCTTGCACTTTGCAAGCCTCAACTGCTTTGCAGACTTGCAGTGTAGCTGATGATTCAGACTGTGCAGCAAGGATTTAGAACATAACACAGGGACTCATCTAGCCAATGTTCGGAACATTAGTCCTCAAGTACATTATTACCGGACATGCACCTCCATGAGGATAGTAGTCTAGTAGGGCATGCCATGCTTTAGCAGAAGCCAATCAGCATGGGTAGTGAATAAATGAAACACCCGGTATGTAACACAGAACATCATAACATGTTCCTGAAAATTAAACGGACATATATATGCCATGAACCAAAATTACAAAGCAAATAAGATAGCTTCATGTTCAAAACCTAACCAAATCCCATTTGCGCCCATGTTTCTAGTTTGTGGATTGAATTGAGAAGGTCTTAACTCAACGACTGAAACTTTTGATAAAGGTCCTCTGACAAAGCAGAAAATTAAAATTCATAGCAACGTTCCAAATGTTAATCTGACTCATCCGTATCTGAATACGAATAGTCTGACTGCTCAGAATCTGAATATGATCCTGTGGAAGTTTAAAAGGAAAGTGCAATTAGTTAGACTAGTGCCCCACTTGATTTTAATGTTGTGAAGCAAGAAGAACGTCATCATTTTAACAACAGAAAACAGATATCAAGTTTTGTCTTGCGTTTTACGTACTTGGTAGTTCAATTAGCTTGAAAAGCATACATTGATAAATTTAATAAATATATATGGGACTACTAATTTTTCTTTAAAAAATCACCGAGACTAGTAACTTGTCATGCTGTCAGAATACCTTTTTTTTCATGATTCATATCATTAACACATTTAGTTGTCCAATTAATTCAAAAAGCATAGCTAAACTTCAAACATACAAGGCATGGGAATGCAAAACTTCGAAATTTGGAAAGACTTATAGATTGACTTGCCCTCGGAAGACCAATTTCCTTCCTTAACGTCGATTTGCTCAGCAGGTACTCCATAGGAACTCATGACCTTCAAAATTTTGGGAACTCGCTCATCATTTGCCTGACATCTGATCTTGACAACCCTAAGATGCTTCGATGCCAAAAATGGTTCAGTTGAAACATAGCTTGCGTTTGTTTCTTTAGCATGTTCATCTGGCTGTACAATTTACCGAAATGAGTCAACAAAGCAAAAGCAACTTCAATAGGTCAAAAGTCAAAACAAGTTATACTTAAAAATCATTCATACAAATATACCTTAGACAGTCGGAGGCAGAGCTTCTCGAGACTTGGTGACCTCTGGAGAAAGTGGAGTAGTGGGCCAAAATCAGGCTCTACACACCAATCATTGAGTGACAAGGTTTTGAGCTTGCTAAATGCAGTGCACCGCATTAAATCTTTCCTGAAAGAAAGCTGGGCAAGCACAACCATAGTATGTAGGTTCAATAACATGCCGCTTCAACAACCATAGTATGTATGTCAAATGAGAACTTGAGGTTCGGTGGATACAATGTGAAAAACATACCGCTTGAGGCTCGGATATGAGTTCTAGATTAGTGGCATCTGACAGGCGTCCAAGAAGCAAGAAACCATCATTGTTGTCTTCCCTAGTTGAAGTCCAGTCAAACTTGATAGATGCTGTTTGCAACAAGGGCATGCTCTCAAACGCAGGAACCAGGCCACGGCCGCCGGTCAGCTCCAAGTAGACGAGGCTTGGGACATAAACGGCAGCACGAGGTTTCTCCTCATCATAGCTATAAAAATCGTACTCCGTGATACAAAGACATCGCACAGATCGTGACCATATATTGACGTGAATTAGTGAGGAGCATCGGTTCATCTTGATGGTCTCCAGGTTGGGGCAGCTCGATAAATCCAGAGGGTATTCGCACGAGAACATCACGCCCTCGAGCTCCAATGTCGTCAGATGGTGGGAGGCAATGTGAGCGTGAAGCAGAACATCCTCTATATTCTCATATTGAGCATCTAGATCACTGGGGTCATGGTTGCTGAGTCGAAGCAGCCGAACGTTGCACGACATGGCGTACCGGATCCACAGGTCGGTGTACCGGGAGGGCTCCTCGTCGTCATAGTACCGCCCTTTGTACTCCTTGTAGGCGGCGATCTCGCACGCGTGGAGAGGCGTCCGGTCACGGAGGACGATGAGGTGGTTGACGAACTCATTGAAGCGCTGGGCACTTTTGAAGGCATCGACGTCGGCGACGCGCAGAGCCGGGGCGGACTTCCACTGGTGGCGCCAGCGGCGGGAGAGCAGGCAGGTGCGCACGGCCTCGCGCGACGGCAGGAACGACAACGCATGCTGAAGGATCTCGTCCGGCAGCGCGCCTAGGCGGTCGGCTCCGCAGCCACCGGTGGCCGGAGCCTTCCCGTCGAACCCCCGACGCATCCCGTCGAACAGGTGACGGCGGATCCGCGAGATCGCGAGCTCATCACGGCGCCCGCTGCCGATTCAGCCGCCGCACGCACGAGATGGGGTTTAACGTCTGGAGTGGGCCGTGGACCGTTGTTGTCACTTGAAGGCCATGACCTGGGCCACGAATCCATACGAACTTTCACCCATGCTAAAATTAAGATAACTTACGCATGTTACCAAAAAGAAAAGAATAACTTACACATGAAAATGTTACCATTTTTCTGCCGTCAGTTCCAGAGAGTGAAGTCATCAACATCGCCGGAGCTAAACCATGGATAACCAAAAATCTTAGATAAAAATTTGAACTTGTCAAAGACCCAAATTTAACAAACTAAACTACTGAACATGCACGGAACAGGATTTCGTGTTCCTGTACCTACCGACGGCACCGGAGCAGCCGGTGAAGGTGGGGGAACCAGGGTAACACCAGTGGCCGGGACGGGTCACCATAtcttctcctccacctcctcccctcctctCACAAGATGGAATCTCGGCCTACTAAATCTTTTACCTCGGCCCAGTTAAAATTATTGAACCTAAAGGTCCCGATTTATGCAGGACGGAAGAAAAGCTTCGTCTGCAGGGAGCCGGTAATGTGTCGGCCCAGTAACCATGTGGTGTTTTCATGATGACGTCGCACGCctgtattttttctttttttctttttaataAAACTAAATACATATATTATTaaaactatttatttatttatttcaaaATTGTTCACCACACAATTGGGAAAAAAAATATGCAGTGTAAAAAAAGTTTGCTCAACTATTAGAAATGTTTGTACCATTGAAAAAAGATTTGTGTGTCATTTAAAAAATGTGCACGTGTTTCACAAAATTTGTATGTGACATTTTATTAAAATGTTGTACAATGTAAAAAATACTCTTATACTTCAAGAAAAATAATTTTTACCATTAAACTAATATACAATATATTTGAAAAATTGATCACACGTTTCAAACAAAAGTTTTGTCACATTTTATAAAAAATTACCCAATGTATAAAAAATATCTGCATAGTTTAAAAATGGTTTCAATGTGTATTTGTCAAATAGTTTAACACTTATTACAAAAATGTTTAACACatataaaaaatgttcaaaaacaagaatttataaaaatatatttaaaaTTCTTAAACATGTATAAAATATTAGATGCATAAAAAATTTA
This sequence is a window from Aegilops tauschii subsp. strangulata cultivar AL8/78 chromosome 7, Aet v6.0, whole genome shotgun sequence. Protein-coding genes within it:
- the LOC109748175 gene encoding F-box/LRR-repeat protein At3g26922-like, with the translated sequence MRRGFDGKAPATGGCGADRLGALPDEILQHALSFLPSREAVRTCLLSRRWRHQWKSAPALRVADVDAFKSAQRFNEFVNHLIVLRDRTPLHACEIAAYKEYKGRYYDDEEPSRYTDLWIRYAMSCNVRLLRLSNHDPSDLDAQYENIEDVLLHAHIASHHLTTLELEGVMFSCEYPLDLSSCPNLETIKMNRCSSLIHVNIWSRSVRCLCITEYDFYSYDEEKPRAAVYVPSLVYLELTGGRGLVPAFESMPLLQTASIKFDWTSTREDNNDGFLLLGRLSDATNLELISEPQALSFRKDLMRCTAFSKLKTLSLNDWCVEPDFGPLLHFLQRSPSLEKLCLRLSKPDEHAKETNASYVSTEPFLASKHLRVVKIRCQANDERVPKILKVMSSYGVPAEQIDVKEGNWSSEGSYSDSEQSDYSYSDTDESD